One Natrinema longum genomic window carries:
- a CDS encoding A24 family peptidase C-terminal domain-containing protein, with protein sequence MTVPGVSATGPDLLRLVAVPVFAWTAYRDIETRRVSSTVWIPLSLLATILLLWEGWRAWTAGGGVWPYEFLVPTAISLGLVVPIAYLFWWVGGFGGADAKALLVLAVLFPTFPEYALGSVTLPLETTPVGAFSFTILTNAVLVAILLPVVLAIRNAAAGRIAPVMVVGWPVSWERIPETHGRLLETPSGLSRGGLDLDALRMYLRWRGLSLAEVRDDPERYRDPATLPDEPNPPTDGAVTAAVGTHSDGGRLESSSDGAAEAARVGDSEPDVDDPWGADAFLDDIDGSAYGTSPETLRDGLAVLAESETVWISPGTPFLVPIFAGLVVALIYGDLLLGTLF encoded by the coding sequence GTGACAGTTCCTGGCGTCTCGGCGACGGGTCCGGACCTCCTTCGACTCGTCGCCGTCCCCGTCTTCGCCTGGACCGCCTACCGCGACATCGAGACCAGACGGGTCTCGAGTACCGTCTGGATCCCCCTCTCGCTGCTGGCGACGATACTGTTGCTCTGGGAGGGCTGGCGGGCCTGGACGGCCGGTGGAGGCGTCTGGCCCTACGAGTTTCTCGTCCCGACGGCGATCAGCCTTGGGCTGGTCGTTCCGATCGCCTACCTCTTCTGGTGGGTCGGCGGCTTCGGCGGTGCCGACGCGAAGGCGCTGCTCGTCCTCGCCGTCCTCTTCCCGACGTTCCCCGAGTACGCGCTCGGTTCGGTGACGCTGCCGCTCGAGACGACCCCAGTCGGGGCGTTCTCGTTTACCATCCTGACCAACGCCGTCCTCGTCGCGATCCTCCTCCCGGTCGTCCTCGCGATCCGCAACGCCGCCGCCGGCCGGATCGCACCGGTCATGGTCGTCGGCTGGCCGGTCTCCTGGGAGCGCATCCCGGAGACCCACGGCCGTCTGCTCGAGACGCCGTCGGGGCTCTCGCGCGGTGGACTCGACCTCGATGCCCTCCGGATGTACCTGCGCTGGCGGGGGCTCTCCCTGGCCGAGGTGCGCGACGACCCCGAGCGGTACCGCGACCCTGCGACATTGCCCGACGAGCCGAACCCGCCGACCGACGGGGCAGTGACCGCAGCAGTGGGGACCCACAGCGACGGCGGTCGGCTCGAGTCGAGTTCCGACGGCGCTGCCGAGGCGGCTCGAGTCGGCGATTCCGAACCCGACGTGGACGACCCGTGGGGTGCCGACGCGTTTCTGGACGATATCGACGGGTCGGCCTACGGAACGTCGCCCGAGACGCTCCGTGACGGGCTCGCGGTACTCGCCGAGTCGGAGACGGTCTGGATCTCGCCGGGAACGCCGTTTCTCGTGCCGATCTTCGCCGGACTGGTGGTCGCCCTGATCTACGGCGATCTGCTCCTCGGGACGCTGTTCTGA
- a CDS encoding CDP-glycerol glycerophosphotransferase family protein encodes MTVVLYAIERPFMRKTFEAIDRHVDVASAFLPVRDDARGCSDRIDEIDVRNPDAVDENVRAIDPGVVVYNHRFGIERFTFYEEYPLVHLRHGASIGRGEIEVTTATILERVAAALAPGERWARAYRAVAPRDVRIAVVGIPEADELVDAPPPRERRILYAPTNYKVGRGAYANTARSVVECFADTEYELLFRPHPTDRREGPGLSVTRECRERIAEIPNVVFDTATTPTESMRRSDVLVSDYSGAIAEWLHTGRPLVQLTAIDAPDREVPRIGVTTDAIDLELVDDLYSNGEPPAAKRRRASWLDRLGIPMDGRAGERAAREVCRCAG; translated from the coding sequence ATGACAGTGGTACTGTACGCGATCGAGCGACCGTTCATGCGGAAGACGTTCGAGGCGATCGACCGCCACGTCGACGTCGCGTCCGCGTTCCTCCCGGTTCGAGACGATGCGCGCGGCTGTAGCGACCGCATCGACGAAATCGACGTCCGCAACCCCGACGCGGTCGACGAAAACGTGCGGGCGATCGATCCCGGCGTCGTCGTCTACAACCACCGATTCGGTATCGAACGGTTCACCTTCTACGAGGAGTATCCGCTCGTTCACCTGCGCCACGGTGCGTCGATCGGTCGCGGGGAGATCGAGGTCACGACGGCGACGATCCTCGAGCGCGTCGCCGCCGCGCTCGCACCCGGTGAGCGCTGGGCGCGGGCCTACCGGGCCGTTGCTCCCCGCGACGTACGGATCGCCGTCGTGGGGATCCCGGAAGCCGACGAACTGGTCGACGCACCACCGCCCCGCGAACGCCGGATACTGTACGCGCCGACCAACTACAAGGTCGGCCGGGGCGCGTACGCGAACACCGCCCGCTCGGTCGTCGAGTGTTTCGCCGACACGGAGTACGAACTGCTCTTTCGACCCCATCCGACGGACAGACGCGAAGGGCCCGGTCTGTCGGTCACCCGAGAGTGTCGGGAACGGATCGCCGAGATACCGAACGTCGTCTTCGATACGGCCACGACGCCCACCGAGAGCATGCGTCGATCGGACGTGCTCGTCTCGGATTACTCCGGCGCGATTGCGGAGTGGCTCCACACGGGCCGGCCGCTCGTTCAACTGACGGCTATCGACGCGCCGGACCGCGAGGTTCCCCGAATCGGCGTCACGACGGATGCGATCGATCTCGAGCTGGTCGACGATCTGTACAGCAACGGCGAGCCTCCTGCCGCGAAGCGCCGGCGGGCGTCGTGGCTCGACCGTCTCGGGATCCCGATGGACGGACGTGCCGGCGAACGCGCTGCCAGGGAGGTGTGCCGATGCGCGGGGTGA
- a CDS encoding glycerophosphodiester phosphodiesterase, giving the protein MEIIGHRGCADQFPENTVLAIREAARRLPAVEIDVRRCASGELVVFHDATLERVTDADGRVSETPWTDLRELTVLDSGEPVPRLESVLRAVPDGTTVQIELKDTGVAADAMQLAMAAGVDVRVTSFLPAALAEVEDCCLDVPNGLLFGDEPDGNLSRALDLECSHVFPHYDLCVGTDVVSAARDHGFDVIAWKAARTVDDLRALRAAGVDGVTADRWDIEPPSIESTPPSQGL; this is encoded by the coding sequence ATGGAGATTATCGGCCATCGTGGCTGTGCAGATCAGTTTCCGGAGAACACCGTCCTCGCGATCCGTGAAGCCGCTAGACGGCTGCCCGCAGTCGAGATCGACGTTCGACGCTGTGCGTCGGGTGAACTGGTGGTGTTTCACGATGCCACCCTCGAGCGTGTCACCGACGCCGACGGTCGGGTCTCGGAAACGCCGTGGACCGATCTCCGCGAGCTCACCGTGCTCGACTCCGGTGAACCGGTTCCGCGCCTCGAGTCGGTGCTGCGAGCCGTGCCGGACGGAACCACCGTCCAGATCGAGCTCAAAGACACCGGCGTCGCCGCGGACGCGATGCAACTCGCGATGGCGGCCGGTGTCGACGTCCGCGTGACGTCGTTCCTCCCGGCGGCGCTCGCGGAAGTCGAGGACTGCTGTCTGGACGTTCCCAACGGGCTCCTTTTCGGGGACGAGCCCGACGGCAACCTCTCCCGGGCGCTCGATCTCGAGTGTTCACACGTGTTTCCCCACTACGACCTCTGCGTCGGCACTGACGTCGTTTCCGCCGCCCGCGACCACGGATTCGACGTCATCGCCTGGAAGGCCGCGCGGACGGTCGACGACCTCCGCGCGCTCCGGGCGGCCGGTGTCGACGGCGTCACTGCGGATCGGTGGGACATCGAGCCGCCGTCGATCGAGTCGACGCCCCCCTCACAGGGGCTGTAG
- a CDS encoding NTP transferase domain-containing protein, whose product MRGVILAAGRGRRMGHHTDDVPKAFLEFDGRTLYDRQRTLLDSHVDGTSIVLGYRHETVLDRYDPDDPLVLEGWNRYENAASLLLALERIPDDLLVMNGDVLVDEREIGRLVGTFESLTGRLNLVGCIPGLQADETAVRWDESGRVTEYGLIEGHQHAGFGIVSCAHRTAAIRTLRERLSDWYPCVYPRMPTRPLLIPAERHIEVNRPADLERARAWLASERIRSA is encoded by the coding sequence ATGCGCGGGGTGATCCTGGCCGCGGGCCGGGGTCGACGCATGGGCCACCACACCGACGATGTCCCGAAAGCCTTCCTCGAGTTCGACGGCCGGACGCTGTACGACCGACAGCGCACCCTGCTCGATTCACACGTGGACGGAACGAGCATCGTCCTCGGGTATCGCCACGAGACGGTCCTCGACAGGTACGATCCCGACGATCCGCTCGTCCTCGAGGGGTGGAACCGCTACGAAAACGCCGCGTCGCTACTGCTGGCGCTCGAACGCATTCCGGACGATCTGCTGGTCATGAACGGCGACGTTCTCGTCGACGAGCGCGAGATCGGTCGGCTCGTGGGGACGTTCGAGTCCCTCACGGGACGTCTCAACCTCGTCGGCTGTATCCCGGGGCTTCAGGCCGACGAGACGGCGGTTCGCTGGGACGAGTCGGGTCGGGTGACGGAGTACGGACTCATCGAGGGCCACCAACACGCCGGGTTCGGTATCGTGAGCTGCGCTCACCGGACGGCGGCGATCCGGACCCTCCGAGAGCGACTCTCCGACTGGTATCCCTGCGTCTACCCTCGGATGCCGACCCGACCACTGTTGATCCCGGCCGAGCGACACATCGAGGTCAATCGCCCCGCCGACCTCGAGCGGGCCCGAGCGTGGCTCGCATCCGAACGGATCCGGTCTGCGTGA
- a CDS encoding HIT family protein, producing MSTIFSQIVEGEIPARIVYEDETTVAFLDANPLAPGHTLVIPKDEYERLNDVPDDVAADLYATVHRMVPAVEESVDADATTVAFNNGEAAGQEVPHVHCHIVPRFEGDGGGPIHAIAGERPDLEDDELDDIAADIESRA from the coding sequence ATGAGTACGATCTTCAGCCAGATCGTGGAGGGGGAGATCCCCGCGCGAATCGTGTACGAAGACGAGACGACGGTGGCCTTCCTCGACGCCAATCCGCTGGCACCCGGCCACACGCTGGTGATTCCGAAAGACGAGTACGAGCGGCTGAACGACGTTCCCGACGACGTCGCCGCGGACCTCTACGCGACCGTTCACCGCATGGTCCCCGCCGTCGAAGAGAGCGTCGACGCCGACGCGACGACCGTCGCGTTCAACAACGGCGAAGCCGCCGGTCAGGAGGTTCCCCACGTCCACTGTCACATCGTCCCCCGCTTCGAGGGCGACGGCGGCGGTCCCATCCACGCCATCGCGGGCGAGCGGCCCGACCTCGAGGACGACGAACTCGACGACATCGCCGCGGACATCGAGTCTCGCGCCTGA